The window CAACTTCAATAACGCTGCCTATCTTCTCTCCAAATTTTATGTGCTTGCAGACTAAATCCCTTATATTCCCCATCCCTATTTCATTTCCTCCGTCCCCGATTCCAATTGTGGGAATGCCAAGCTCTTTAGCTTTTAAGAATAGCTCATCAAAAGGAGGCACATCTATTTCCAAAGCACTCATTGAGTAGTACTTTCCATCCTTGGCTCTTCCCGGGGTTTCAACACTTATCAAAAGGGAATAATCCTCAATGGTAGGATTCTTTGCAAAATTAACTTTAAAATCTCTAAGAGCTCCTTGAATCTTTTTACATGTCAATATCTCAGCTTTTCCCCCTAACTTTTCAACAGTTCTGTAAATTGCTAAAGCTCCTGGTGGACCATCCGTTTCAGCTATCTGCATTGGTGGAATTGGGAAACATGAAACAACCAAAACTCTGTCGAGATTTTCTAAAAATAAGGAAGTAGCTTCTCTCAAAAAATCAAAGTTATCCCTGCGATATTCGAGATAAAGCTTTAAGATGTTTCTCCCATAGATGTCGGTGTTTATTAGATGCCCTATCATCTTTCATTCCTCGATTTCATACGCTATGATTTTGACTTTTTTGCCTTTTATTGCCTCTTTGAGGAGCCACCACAGTTCAGTTGGAGATTCCTGCCTATGGGTTAACTTATCACCGTTCTCAAGTTCTACAATTTTTTCTCTATATTTTACAAAAATTCCCTCTTTATTGAATATCTCCTTCATCCTAAACCCCCCAAGATTTTTCTCAGTTGATGAAGGCTCCTAATTTCAAAGTCTGCAAAGTTATAATCCTCCAACCCTTCCCTATTGATCCATATTGCAAGCATTCCAACATTTTTTGCTCCGTAGACATCTTGATGCAGATTATCTCCAATCATCATGGCATTTTTAGGCTCTACATTTAATTTTTCACAAGCATATAAAAATATTTTAGGGTCAGGCTTTACAGTTTTTACATCTTCCCTTGTCACAATTACATCAAAGTACTTATCAAGCTTTGCTATCCTTAGTTTTAGCTTCTGATACTCTGGACCACTTGTTATTACACCGAGCTTATATCCTTCCTCTCTTAGCCATTCCAAAGTCGGCTTCACATCAGGAAAAACGCGGATCTTGTGGGGATATGCCTTCAAGAGTTCCTCGTATTTAAAATTCAAGCCAAAACTTTCGAAAAAGAAGTTCCAGTCATGCCATTCATACGTATCCCGTTTCTCAGAGAGCTCTCTGAGGAATTTTAACCTAGCATCCCCTCTAGAAATCCCTAACTTCTTTGAGAGCCTTTCATAAACTTGGGGGAGAAATAGCATCACAAGTGGTCTTTCACTTAAAAGGGTTTCATCTATGTCAAAGAATATTGCATCCATTTTACCACCTCTTAACTAGAAGTGAGAGGATTTCCACTTGCTCTTCTAAACCCTCCTCCATTTTTATCCCCCATATTATGTCTTTCTCTTTTAAGAGACCTTGAAATGTGTTGAGTATCTTGTGAGCATAACTCAGAGGGACTTTCTCACCCACTAAAATGTTTACCAAGCCTCTATCCCATATTCCCCAATGCCAGTCGAAATCAACCTTCTTTAAAAGACGGAGTATGCCTATGTTGTTTCCCTTTATCATATTAAAGAAATCGGCGTAGTCAACATTCACAAGCATTTGATTTTCTAGGTAGTAGTAGAGCCTAGTGAACATCAATCCAATATTTTTTGCTGTCATTTGAAATGCGGATCCAAGCGAAGAGGATGTGTATTCATCTAGGAATTCCCACAATGAGTCATAAAATACTGTATCAAACTCCTCTGCCCATTGGGGCTTTTCTTCATTAACAAGCTCCTTCTGAGGAGTAAGGACATAAGCCAACTTAAGGGGTTTTCGTGGTACATATTCAAGAATGACCTGCATTATTTCGATATTTATTGGTTTATTTTCAAGTATAAACCACAAAATTGCATCGTCTGGGACATTCCAGAACAAATTCTTAAGGTTTTGACGAAAAGACGCTTTTCCAAGTAGATAATATGTCGGATTTATCACGATCTTTGGAGTCCCTTCTATATCGATGTTTTGAACAACTTTGCCTCCATTATTCCCAATCCCAACAAAAATATGGGGAAAAGAAGCCATGTGTATCACTCTAAGGTTGCATGTTTTCTCTTCATGTCTTTTTCGGTTTTTTTGGAATGTCGCCATTAGTAGTGCTATGACACCATCCAAGAATAGCATTGTTGAGTCTTCAAACAGCGTTCCCATTGGGGCGATCCACTTGTATTCGGTGAGCATTTGCCTTGCAATATAATCTGTTGGAATGTCCGTTTTTGTCCTACCTGGGATTTCCACTACAACATCGGCGAGCTTTCCAAGGGTTGAGTCTTTATAGGAGGTTATTGCAACGACTTTTCCACCCTGCTTCTTTGCGATTTCAGCTGCATCCACTATAGTTCTTGTTTCACCACTTCCGCTGATAGCGATTAACAAATCACCTTCTTCAAAAGCAGGAGTAATTGTTTCACCAACCACGTAGACGTTAAAGTCAAGGTGCATCAAGCGCATTGCAAAGGCCTTCCCAACCAAACCGCTCCTCCCGGCACCGTAGATGAAGATTTTATTAGCACCTATCATGGCATCTATCATTCCCCTAACTTGTTCGAGCTTTAAGGAATCAGCGACCATGTTTATGTGTTCGGTAATATCCCTGATCGCTTTTCTTATGGTAACCATGTACTCTCCCCAGAATAGATCAAGTATTTTTCGAGTGACTTCTTCGGGATCCTTTGCCTTTGTTATTGCCCCACCAACGATGATAATAGTGGCTCCTGCCTCAATAACCTTTGGGATTGTCTCTAGATTTAAGCCACCAGCCACAGCAACTGGGACTTTTACAGCCTTTACAACTTTTTCTAAATCTTCCAGAGGGTTTTTCCCTTGAGCTTGCTCGTCTATCCCAGTGTGAACTAAAATGTAGTGCACACCCATTTTTTCAAGTTCTTTAGCTCTTTTTACCTTATCTTTAACCCCGATTAAATCAACCATTACCTTTATCCCATACTTTCTTGCAACCATCACAGCATCTTTTATCGTCTTGTCATCTGCAACTCCAAGTATTGAGACCACATCAGCCCCATGTCTTGCTGCCATTTCAACTTCAAGAGCACCAGTATCCATTGTTTTTAAATCTGCCACAATTTTTCTATCCGGGAATCTTCTTTTCATCAGCTCTACAGCCCTCATGCCTTCCTTCTTTATTAAAGGAGTTCCCACTTCAAGCCAATGAGCTCCACCACGAGCAGCTTTCTCTGCTATAGAAATCGCTTGCTCGATATCAGTCAGATCAAGCGCTACCTGCAGGATCATCTTGACTTACCTCCCAATGATCTTCAAATTAACATCAAATTGGGTGCTTTTAACTTTAACTCCCCTGCAATCAAAGGCTAATCAGCTATAAATTTAAAAGGGATAAGTCGGAAATAGCTCCGGGGAAAGAAATGGTTACATTTATCCCTTTCGGAGAGAAACCCAATAAAGACGGGGTTATGTACACTATAAACTTGCTAAAAAAGAACAAATTAATAGAGGAGTTTATGATTGTTGAATCGAATAATGTAGAGCTCCTCGCAGACAGAGTACCCCTGGATAAATGCTACATTATTGGGGAGCATTTGGCAACGTATGGGGTAATCAAAAGGATAAAGCCTCCCTCTATAATAAGTATCGATGCTCATACTGACTTAATGCATGACTACCTTGATCATGGTTCGTGGCTCGCTTATGCGTTGGAAGAAAAAGTGGTGAACAGAGCAGCGGTGGTTGGATCTGTATTAATGATACCCACCACTGAGGGGACGAGTTTATGGACGAGAAGAGTTAAAATCTTTCCTGCACTTCCAAGAACCAGAAAAATAAGGGGAAAATGGAAAGCATACAAAAGCCTAAAAATCTCTCCAACAGAGGAGATAATTGCCGATATGCGGAAATATCTTGGGGAGGAGGTATATCTAACGGTTGATATGGACGTTTTAAAGCCCGAATATAAAATTGCTAGATTTCAGCATGGGGAGCTTACCCTAGAGGAGCTGTTAGAGCTCATAGAC of the Thermococcus alcaliphilus genome contains:
- a CDS encoding DUF4392 domain-containing protein, with amino-acid sequence MIGHLINTDIYGRNILKLYLEYRRDNFDFLREATSLFLENLDRVLVVSCFPIPPMQIAETDGPPGALAIYRTVEKLGGKAEILTCKKIQGALRDFKVNFAKNPTIEDYSLLISVETPGRAKDGKYYSMSALEIDVPPFDELFLKAKELGIPTIGIGDGGNEIGMGNIRDLVCKHIKFGEKIGSVIEVDSLVLSAVSNWGAYGLIAQASIELGKNMIAGWEKEEEKILRTLISSGIIDGVTKKPELSVDGIPLEVHKSFLILLNSIVENKIG
- a CDS encoding TIGR02253 family HAD-type hydrolase gives rise to the protein MDAIFFDIDETLLSERPLVMLFLPQVYERLSKKLGISRGDARLKFLRELSEKRDTYEWHDWNFFFESFGLNFKYEELLKAYPHKIRVFPDVKPTLEWLREEGYKLGVITSGPEYQKLKLRIAKLDKYFDVIVTREDVKTVKPDPKIFLYACEKLNVEPKNAMMIGDNLHQDVYGAKNVGMLAIWINREGLEDYNFADFEIRSLHQLRKILGGLG
- a CDS encoding arginase family protein; its protein translation is MVTFIPFGEKPNKDGVMYTINLLKKNKLIEEFMIVESNNVELLADRVPLDKCYIIGEHLATYGVIKRIKPPSIISIDAHTDLMHDYLDHGSWLAYALEEKVVNRAAVVGSVLMIPTTEGTSLWTRRVKIFPALPRTRKIRGKWKAYKSLKISPTEEIIADMRKYLGEEVYLTVDMDVLKPEYKIARFQHGELTLEELLELIDEIKKNFKIIACDIAEISDRIKRSKLGKKALIEVYTALMGE